The Bacillus carboniphilus genome contains a region encoding:
- the hpaB gene encoding 4-hydroxyphenylacetate 3-monooxygenase, oxygenase component yields the protein MPAISGQQYIQRIDNMNSNVWYCGEQITGRLSKHKAYKGAMGSKARLYDLQMTKHLREKMLYSSPLSGDFVGLSFLQPKTKDDLIRKREMYIEWAKTTHGLMGRTPDYLNTGLMALASASVILKDQDNQFEKNLYNLYETAREQDLSFTHSFINPQTNRSSFYFEDQDEPIALRIVKKTFEGIIVSGARLLATEGGMTDEVLIFPTGGTLVDEQYSFAFSIPSNTAGLHFLCRNTFVQNDSTFDHPLSSQFEEMDTLLVFDSVLVPWDRVFFYHRKDIAERLFSKSGFTPHILHQVVSRQVVKTEFLLGIAQLLVETLSVSEYQHIHEKITELIIGLETHQALLYKSEKNCKLDSFGLMTPETEPLYIAVKLFTKWYPIYTEVLQLIGAGGLMILPTENDFKTKFTEEAYSKYILTDKVNAKGRTKLFRLAWDLTMSSFGTRQTLYERFFFGDPTRLATNLYKSYPRDEYRERVLSFLNIGPLDN from the coding sequence TTGCCAGCCATTTCAGGACAACAATACATTCAACGAATAGATAATATGAATTCGAATGTTTGGTATTGTGGAGAACAAATAACAGGGCGGTTATCAAAACACAAAGCTTATAAAGGGGCTATGGGCTCTAAAGCTAGACTTTATGACCTACAAATGACAAAACACTTACGAGAAAAAATGCTGTATTCCTCTCCTTTATCAGGAGACTTTGTTGGGTTATCTTTTTTACAACCAAAGACAAAAGACGATTTAATTCGAAAAAGGGAAATGTATATAGAATGGGCTAAAACAACTCATGGTCTAATGGGGAGAACTCCTGACTATTTAAATACAGGATTAATGGCTCTTGCTTCTGCATCTGTTATCTTGAAGGATCAAGATAACCAGTTTGAAAAGAATCTTTATAATTTATATGAAACAGCAAGAGAACAAGACTTATCATTTACCCATAGCTTTATCAACCCACAAACCAATCGTTCTTCTTTTTATTTTGAAGATCAAGATGAACCAATTGCTTTAAGGATTGTAAAAAAAACCTTTGAAGGAATTATTGTATCTGGGGCAAGATTACTGGCTACAGAAGGTGGAATGACCGATGAAGTATTAATTTTCCCAACAGGTGGTACTTTAGTGGATGAACAATATTCTTTCGCTTTCAGCATCCCAAGTAACACAGCTGGGTTACACTTTTTATGTAGAAATACTTTTGTTCAAAATGACTCTACCTTTGATCACCCTCTTTCATCGCAGTTTGAAGAGATGGACACTTTATTAGTTTTTGATTCTGTTTTAGTTCCTTGGGATCGAGTGTTCTTTTACCATCGAAAGGATATAGCTGAAAGGTTGTTTAGTAAGAGTGGATTCACTCCACATATATTGCATCAAGTCGTTAGTCGTCAAGTCGTTAAAACAGAGTTTTTATTAGGTATTGCTCAGTTACTAGTAGAGACACTTAGTGTCTCTGAATATCAACATATTCACGAAAAAATAACAGAACTTATTATTGGATTGGAAACCCATCAAGCTCTCCTATATAAATCTGAAAAAAATTGTAAATTGGATTCTTTTGGTCTTATGACACCAGAAACAGAACCTCTTTATATTGCAGTAAAGTTGTTTACAAAATGGTATCCAATATACACAGAGGTTCTTCAATTAATTGGAGCAGGAGGATTGATGATCCTCCCAACAGAAAATGACTTTAAAACTAAATTTACAGAAGAAGCTTATTCAAAATATATATTAACAGACAAAGTGAATGCTAAGGGTCGAACGAAATTATTTCGCCTTGCTTGGGATTTAACGATGAGTTCCTTTGGAACTAGGCAAACATTGTATGAACGCTTCTTCTTTGGTGATCCAACAAGGTTAGCTACAAATTTATATAAGAGCTATCCACGGGATGAATATAGAGAGAGAGTTTTATCCTTCCTTAATATTGGACCATTAGACAATTAA
- a CDS encoding zinc ribbon domain-containing protein — MTCSNCGQIKEELTLSDRVFHCHCGFSSDRDWNASINIKNEGIRKLT; from the coding sequence ATGACATGCTCAAATTGTGGTCAAATCAAGGAAGAATTGACGCTTTCTGACCGAGTGTTCCATTGTCATTGTGGATTCTCGTCCGATCGTGATTGGAATGCGTCAATCAATATCAAAAACGAAGGTATTCGAAAGCTTACATAA